The Primulina huaijiensis isolate GDHJ02 chromosome 6, ASM1229523v2, whole genome shotgun sequence genomic sequence GTCTAGTAGCCTTTCCAGGCGGGCTTCTGGATTCGGTGCAATTGTCACAAGGCCAAGGTGTTCTTTGGGGGGAGATTTTCAATTGTTTTGTCATAAATGCGGTGAGAAATTTGTCAAGTGGGAAGCTGTGGAGGAACATCACCTCTCCAAACATGCCGGTAAGATGTGAAGTTTTGATTTTAAGCCgtaatttttcattaattttcaaattccttCCGCGTAATCTCATTTAGATTTTGATACAAATGTTCATCCCTTTAAGCTTAGCGTTGCATATGCAGTGCTTTTATTTTAATGCACTTTTCTCATGTTTCGTCATCAACGGCAGATGTCAGCTAAGAAATTATGGTTTTGGGGGACTCTCTTTTCGAATTTCACCTTTCATCATGATAGCAACAAGCACGCAAAAGTTCGACACAATGAAACTAACTGGCTATACCGGATTAGTTTGGTAGTTTGGTTTCTTTATTTCGGTAAATCAGCTAGAATTATCATAAATATCAGTCAGTCTGATTctatttcagttttttttttttgttttgttttttcaaatttgaacATGAACTTTTTCATGAATCGATTCGGTTATTTTTTGGTTTGGTCAATGATGGAACCGTCACCTCTAGTGATGGTGGCTTTTCAGTTCCTGGTGTTTGTCTCAATTGGATTGTGTAAGCACCATCTCAAAATACATCAGCTCAATTTCAGCCTCCCACCAGACAACTTAATTTCTTTGCACATTTGTGTTTTAGTTACTGAACTAGTTGAAGGAGACTCCTCGAGAAAAATCGTGGAAATAATCTGCCGAGGCAGCTGCAACAAGCCAGACAACTCCTCCAGAGGCATCGAAAGAATCTTGAAAGTCCACAACATGCAGAAAACAATAGCACAGTTTGAGGAATACCGTGAGCTGGTGAAAATCAAAGCCAACAAACTGCCCAAGAAGCATCCACGCTGCATGGCTGATGGGAACGAGCTTCTACGATTCCATGGCTCCACCCTCGAATGCTCATTAGGCATGAAAAACACCCCCGCCCTCTGCACATCAGACACATGCATTGTATGCCGGATTTTGAGACAGGGGTTTTCGACCAAGAAAGAATCAAGTAGTAACAGCATTGGTGTGTTCACGGCTTCTACCAGCAGTCGAGCATTCCAATCAATCCAGATCGACGAAGAAAGAGTCCCATCCATGAAGAAAGCTCTTATTGTGTGCAGAGTCATAGCAGGAAGAGTGCACAGGCCTCTTGAAAATGTAGAAGAGATTGCAGGCCAATCGGGTTTTGATTCGTTGGCTGGAAAAGTAGGGCTTCACTCGAATATCGAAG encodes the following:
- the LOC140978176 gene encoding uncharacterized protein; this translates as MPAVWFAVKRSLHCKSEPKNVHDPNANESQNLRKIVTKKNSGNRSGCSRSIANLKDVVIHGSKRHTEKPPVCSPRSIGSSELLNPITHEVVLNNSTCELKISSTSYDFQGGRSGGGGDEDVSDFVGILKPGTPGPGRLHLGTGQKPGGFGSPVRRTSSSLSRRASGFGAIVTRPRCSLGGDFQLFCHKCGEKFVKWEAVEEHHLSKHAVTELVEGDSSRKIVEIICRGSCNKPDNSSRGIERILKVHNMQKTIAQFEEYRELVKIKANKLPKKHPRCMADGNELLRFHGSTLECSLGMKNTPALCTSDTCIVCRILRQGFSTKKESSSNSIGVFTASTSSRAFQSIQIDEERVPSMKKALIVCRVIAGRVHRPLENVEEIAGQSGFDSLAGKVGLHSNIEELYLLSPKALLPCFVVIYKH